The Rouxiella sp. WC2420 region CAGTTATAAGAGTGCGTAATCTGTCAATGACGATATCAACCAGGGGCTGGCGAACAATAGAGAGGGGAGAGGCCACAGTCAGAATTCCTTAAGGGGATTTACTCTGATCCTATCATCCTAACATTGTACCAACAATCCTTAGCTGCGAGTCTTTCTTTTTGCCGAACAGTCGTCGCCGTGACAATTTACATAGATGACAAGTTCATGGCCACACGCAAGAGCAGTGCTATCGGGAACCAACACGGGCAGAAGTTGTGCAACCTTGTCGCTATCGAGCGGGAATGAAGTGGAACAGCCAATGCAGAAGACATGATTTTTTGCATCTGGGCTGATGTATTCAAACATGCGTTCACGAGAGGTAGATGGGCGGCAATAAATGGATTTCATTATTTCCAGCTTATTGATCGCACGGTAGATAGTGGCTTCAGAGAGGATTTTTCTTTGCTTTTTTAGCAGTCGATAAATATCACTGGCTGCAAGATGCTGACCCGGATGATTTTTGAATACATCAAGGACCCATTGTTCGCTGCTTGGTGATCGACGAGAGGATTGTGGTAGTTCAAACATAATAGACCTCAAACATAGCAAGGACTTACAGGGTCTTAGACCTTGGTAAGATAAAATCTAGAAGTATTTATCCTATCATCCTATGTTTGTATTGACAATGAGCAAGTGAGACTTTACCTTGAGTCGCAAGATTTTAGTTAGCGCATAGAACCGACAGCGTCAGGAAAATGCCTGAGTTCATTCTCAGGCATAGATACGTAAAACGGTTATGCTGCGTCAATCTCGTTGAAAGCTTCGCGAGCAACGCCCAAAGCGCCAATAGCAGTTGGCAGGCCGGCGCTAAAGGAGAGTTGCATCAGGATTTCAACGATTTC contains the following coding sequences:
- a CDS encoding transcriptional repressor, with the protein product MFELPQSSRRSPSSEQWVLDVFKNHPGQHLAASDIYRLLKKQRKILSEATIYRAINKLEIMKSIYCRPSTSRERMFEYISPDAKNHVFCIGCSTSFPLDSDKVAQLLPVLVPDSTALACGHELVIYVNCHGDDCSAKRKTRS